In Flavobacteriaceae bacterium, the following proteins share a genomic window:
- a CDS encoding aspartate-semialdehyde dehydrogenase yields the protein MKVAVVGATGLVGTVMLTILEERNFPITELIPVASERSIGKEIIFKNKSYKIVGLADAIKMQPNIALFSAGGSTSLEWAPKFAEAGITVVDNSSAWRMDINKPLVVPEINASQLTKKDKIIANPNCSTIQMVLALSSLHKEYKIKRLVISTYQSITGTGVKAVQQLENELAGVKGEMAYPYPIHQNALPHCDIFEENGYTKEEMKLVRETQKILDDKTIAVTATAVRIPTAGGHSESVNVEFENDFELSKVRQLLSETPGVVVQDNTDVNVYPMPIYANGKDDVFVGRLRRDGSQPNTLNMWIVSDNLRKGAATNTIQIAEYLVENDLV from the coding sequence ATGAAAGTAGCTGTTGTTGGTGCCACAGGTTTAGTAGGTACTGTAATGTTAACTATTTTAGAAGAACGCAATTTCCCTATTACAGAATTAATTCCTGTCGCTTCAGAACGAAGTATCGGTAAAGAGATTATATTTAAAAATAAATCATATAAAATTGTTGGCTTAGCAGATGCTATTAAAATGCAGCCAAATATTGCATTATTTTCTGCTGGAGGAAGCACATCTTTAGAGTGGGCTCCAAAATTTGCTGAAGCAGGAATTACTGTAGTTGATAATTCTTCGGCTTGGAGAATGGATATTAATAAACCTTTGGTTGTCCCTGAAATTAATGCTTCTCAACTTACTAAAAAAGATAAAATTATTGCTAATCCAAACTGCTCAACTATACAGATGGTATTAGCATTATCATCTTTACATAAAGAATACAAAATTAAGCGTTTGGTAATTTCTACTTACCAATCTATAACAGGTACAGGTGTTAAAGCAGTACAACAGTTAGAAAATGAGTTAGCAGGTGTTAAAGGTGAAATGGCATATCCTTATCCTATACATCAAAATGCATTGCCTCATTGTGATATATTTGAAGAGAATGGTTATACTAAAGAGGAAATGAAGCTCGTTAGGGAAACCCAAAAAATTCTTGATGATAAAACTATAGCTGTTACTGCTACAGCAGTAAGAATACCCACCGCTGGTGGACACAGTGAATCTGTGAATGTAGAGTTTGAAAATGACTTTGAATTGAGCAAAGTAAGGCAACTATTAAGTGAAACACCGGGGGTAGTTGTTCAAGATAATACAGATGTAAATGTATATCCTATGCCAATTTATGCCAATGGAAAAGACGATGTATTTGTTGGAAGGCTTCGTCGTGATGGTTCACAACCAAATACACTTAATATGTGGATTGTAAGTGATAATTTGCGTAAAGGTGCCGCAACTAATACCATACAGATTGCTGAATATTTAGTTGAAAATGATTTAGTTTAG
- the mscL gene encoding large-conductance mechanosensitive channel protein MscL codes for MLKEFKEFAMKGNLVDIAVAFVMGAAFNKIVSSFTGGIVSPLIGLVFKSDFKDQKWILTEGTADEAGNIVGEVAVLWGDFVTNLIDFIIVAFVMFMIIKGINKMKKKEEPAPAPPAGPSDNDLLTEIRDLLKK; via the coding sequence ATGTTAAAAGAATTTAAAGAGTTTGCTATGAAAGGCAATCTTGTTGACATTGCTGTAGCATTTGTTATGGGTGCAGCATTTAACAAAATTGTATCTTCATTTACTGGTGGAATCGTTTCGCCTTTAATTGGTTTAGTTTTTAAATCTGATTTTAAAGATCAAAAATGGATTCTTACAGAAGGTACTGCTGATGAAGCAGGAAACATTGTTGGAGAAGTTGCTGTTCTTTGGGGAGATTTTGTTACAAATCTTATTGATTTTATTATTGTTGCATTTGTGATGTTTATGATCATAAAAGGTATTAATAAAATGAAGAAAAAAGAAGAACCTGCACCAGCACCGCCTGCAGGACCATCAGATAATGATTTACTTACTGAGATTAGAGATTTATTAAAAAAGTAA